A genomic stretch from Telopea speciosissima isolate NSW1024214 ecotype Mountain lineage chromosome 7, Tspe_v1, whole genome shotgun sequence includes:
- the LOC122668623 gene encoding uncharacterized protein LOC122668623, which produces MSSMKPALTICGNPKQEATFFGRPVVKSRLKRLFERQFPSVLKISSVDKLVVGEPQYNKDGSNDWEPSSVCLAKMIQNFIEESNDKQPASTAPCGRNRCNCFNGNCTDSSDDEFDFFNGFGESVAAASSGEACEVLKSLVPCTSTTEGNLLADTAKIVDKNKSSKHKDECRKFVTEGLIALGYDASICKSRWEKSYSYPAGTWSS; this is translated from the exons ATGTCTTCAATGAAACCTGCTTTAACCATTTGTGGAAACCCTAAGCAAGAAGCCACTTTCTTTGGCAGG CCTGTGGTGAAATCGCGACTCAAGAGACTCTTCGAGCGACAGTTTCCgagtgttttgaaaatttcatcgGTCGACAAGCTCGTAGTTGGTGAACCTCAGTACAACAAAGATGGTAGTAACGATTGGGAGCCGAGTTCTGTGTGCTTGGCAAAAATGATACAAAATTTCATTGAAGAGAGTAATGACAAGCAGCCAGCGTCAACTGCACCATGTGGAAGGAATCGCTGCAATTGCTTCAATGGCAACTGTACCGACAGCTCCGACGATGAATTCGACTTCTTCAATGGCTTCGGCGAGTCGGTGGCGGCAGCCTCATCTGGTGAGGCTTGCGAAGTTCTTAAG AGCCTGGTTCCTTGTACAAGCACTACGGAGGGGAATCTGTTAGCCGATACAGCAAAAATTGTGGACAAGAACAAAAGCTCTAAGCACAAGGACGAGTGTAGAAAATTCGTCACCGAAGGACTCATAGCTCTTGGCTATGACGCTTCAATCTGCAAATCACGTTGGGAGAAATCTTATTCGTACCCTGCAGGCACTTGGTCCTCTTAA